In Melanotaenia boesemani isolate fMelBoe1 chromosome 1, fMelBoe1.pri, whole genome shotgun sequence, the genomic window AGCTGTGAACAGAAAATGATGATGTGCTGAGATTCATCCAGAACTCAAATATCCTGTTTGTAATGTCGAGGTGATGAAGAACACTGAGGTTCTGTTGGACTCTAGACGATCCTGACAGGACCAAAGTTCTAATGAAGTTCTGGTCCACAGGAACCGGGACTACGGCTCAGATACATACTCAGTCTGTGGCGTTCAGGGCATTTAAGTTCGGATCTTTACACACTGTGACTGTCAGTGGGAACCAGGTCAGGGTGTGATTGATGGATGAAGCCAGTCAGTGATTGTTTACATTGAAATGACGTCACATGTAGTAATCAGCTGACCTGAAGGATTTAAGGACATCTGTGGCCAGTTGAGATTTAAATCTTTAGTAAAACTCAGAAgttaaaatgtcttaatgggAAAAATGGAGCACAGCAGCAGGAAAGAATAATTAAGTGATTCCTCCAGAAGATCTTCATCATGGCGAGTGGCGGTTCTGGAAAGTCCGCTGGGGACGGGTCCAGCAGCCCGCTCGGTGCTAGTCTGCAGCAGAGGAAGCGGCTCTCTTCCATCTGCGACGCCTGTAAGGCCAAGGTCCAGCTGGTGGCCGACCTCTTGCTGCTGTCCAGTGAGACCCGGCCGGTTCTGACTGCTGACGGAGTGGCGCTGGCCGACACCTTCGACCAGTGCAGGGACACAGTCATCGCCCGGACCAAGGAGCTCTCCATCCTCACCCACGACATCCAGAGCCAGCTCAACATGGGGCGCTTCACGGAGGTGGGAGACCGGCTGCTGGAGATGGCGGACTTGGTGGTGTCGTTGACGGAGTGCTCCGCCCACGCTGCCTACCTGGCGGCCGTGGAGAGCCCCGGGTCTCAGCCCTGTCAGCTGGGTCTGGTGGACCGCTACAAGGTCACCCGCTGCCGCCACGAGGTGGAGCAAAGCTGCAACATCCTGCGAGTCACGGCCTTATCGGACCTCACCCCCCAGCTACTCCTGGAGGTCTCCCAGAACATCTCCACCAACCTGAAGACTCTGACTGACATCTCGTCGCTGGCCAGCGAGAGGTCCAGAGACCGTTTCGCCAAGGAGCAGTTCAAGCTGAGTGTGAAGAGCATGAGCACCAGCGGCACCGCCTTCCTGGCCTGTGTCAAGGAGGTGAAGACCCAGCCCAGCGAGCTAACCCGGAACCGCTGCGTCCTCTTCAGCGCTGCCCTGGTCCAGGCCGTCAGCGCCCTGGTTGGCTTTGCTACGGAGCCCCAGTTCCTCGGACGGCCTGCCAGTGTCTCGGCTGAAGGGAAGGGGGTCCAAACCGCCGTGTTAGGGGGGGCCATGAGCGTGGTCTCCGCTTGTGTCCTCCTCACTCAGGGCCTTAGAGACGTCGCCCAGCACCCCGACAGCAGTTCAAAAATGGCTGACTACCGGGAGCGGCTGCGTAACTCGGCATGCGCCGTGTCAGACGGCTGCACGCTGCTCACCCAGGCCCTCAGAGAGCGCTCCTCCCCCCGGACGCTACCGCCGGTCAACTCCCATCCTGTGAATTAGTTTAATAAGAGGAACCACCAAAGAGACTTATACGGCTGGTCCGGGCCGGTCCGGGCCAGGTCAGGCGGAGACTGAGGGAAAGGTGGACTGGGCCCATTAAAGTGAGTCTGAACCAGCTGCAGGGTTCACGTTGCGCTGGATGTGACTGAAACCCTGATAGCTCTAAGCCAATCCAGGTCAGCTGATCTGATCCGGGTCAGCTGAACTGACCTGATCCAGGTGAGCTGATCTGTTCCGATCCGGGACAGCTGAACTGACCTGATCCGGGTCAGCTGATCTGATCAGGATCAGCTGTTGGCTTTCCATCAGCACACTGCAGCATAAGGCCTGAAGGTTTCCCTCAGTTTTCAGCCACCACCTCCATCCAGGTGTAGAACCCGATCAGAACTGGTTTGAGTGAATCTGAATTGTTAagctgctgtgagtgtgtgccATAGTTTTACACTATTTACCAGAATTCTCATAGTATTTTCCAGTGTTTTGACTTTGCATGTAACAAAgtatttatttcagttattaAAGATGTTGTTTCTCATCTTCTGGTTCTGGACTAAGTCCTTTAAGTGGATCTGGGTTGGTGCTGGTACCAGTCGGGTTTCTACGCAGCTAaatggactctggtctggtggCAGTAATGGAAGATATAATGTCCCAACATGGACAACAAATCTGAATAATTTCCAGCTGACGAGTTCAGCTCCGTCTCTTTGAAGCTGCTGCTCCTTAAATTCAGTTTATATGAGAAATTAACGGCAGTTCCTTAAAAAACcttcattaaaaacaatgatGACGAATTTCTTCATCCTGATCCTAAAAGAATATTAAAGTAATAAAACCtgaggtgtgttgcagcagggggacatctaagacctgcaggatagtgggtcTTTAGGACCAGGGCTGGGAATCACTGCTTCAGAAGACGAACCCGTCCTCCAGGGACAGACCCGATCTCAAGGAGACGAACCCGTCCTCCAGGGACAGACCCGATCTCAAGGAGACAGACCCGTCGTCCAGATGTGATGAGCTTACCAACCACTGAAAGGTAAGCTTCAGTTTTAACTCCTGACTCAAGGATCGGGTCTAAATCTCACACTGAGGATTTCAACATGTGGTTTAGGGTCCATCAGGCTCCTTCAGTGTAATGTGGACCGGATGCAGGCAGTGAGGTCTGGAAGGAGCAGAAGGAATGATGAAAACTAGCTCTGAAGAGCTCCAGCTACAGTTTTTATGATTTAcccactaaaataaaaatgatcccACAGTTTGTAAAACCCCAAGAACCAAAGCACCTGCTCAGGTTTCCACAAGTAGAAACATGTCAGCCTCACGCTTTGCACCAAACGCATTTATCTCCTTTCTTGGTTTTTCCAGAGACTATCTATGAGCCAGCCGGGTAAACACATGAACCAGGTCTGCAGACTCAGGTCTCCGTAGGTCTACAGCGGCCTCTTGTCATTCAGTTTTACAGAACTCTGATAAAAAATCGCTGCTGCTTCCCCTCCCGTCTTTTTACCGAAGTTATTGCAGTTTTACTGGGTTTATGGCGGATTTAGGGTCAGAAACACCAGGATGGAAGGAGCTCCATGTTCACTCAggaacagagagagaaaagctgcAGTGATGCTGTTGGACCGAGA contains:
- the tlnrd1 gene encoding talin rod domain-containing protein 1, yielding MASGGSGKSAGDGSSSPLGASLQQRKRLSSICDACKAKVQLVADLLLLSSETRPVLTADGVALADTFDQCRDTVIARTKELSILTHDIQSQLNMGRFTEVGDRLLEMADLVVSLTECSAHAAYLAAVESPGSQPCQLGLVDRYKVTRCRHEVEQSCNILRVTALSDLTPQLLLEVSQNISTNLKTLTDISSLASERSRDRFAKEQFKLSVKSMSTSGTAFLACVKEVKTQPSELTRNRCVLFSAALVQAVSALVGFATEPQFLGRPASVSAEGKGVQTAVLGGAMSVVSACVLLTQGLRDVAQHPDSSSKMADYRERLRNSACAVSDGCTLLTQALRERSSPRTLPPVNSHPVN